The Candidatus Krumholzibacteriia bacterium genome contains a region encoding:
- a CDS encoding hotdog domain-containing protein yields the protein MAEEASLRVTMMPRDTNVHGTIFGGIILSYIDQAGAVHARRVGCANVVTVALDGVIFHQPVYVGDVVSFRTTTMHLGRTSLRVRVLVEAWRYQDNTQVPVTEAEVVYVNVDEARRPTPIQR from the coding sequence TTGGCGGAAGAAGCTTCGCTGCGCGTCACCATGATGCCGCGAGACACGAACGTGCATGGCACCATCTTCGGCGGCATCATCCTGAGCTACATCGACCAGGCCGGCGCCGTGCACGCGCGGCGCGTCGGCTGCGCCAACGTGGTCACCGTGGCCCTGGACGGCGTGATCTTCCATCAGCCCGTCTACGTGGGGGACGTGGTCAGCTTCCGCACCACCACGATGCATCTCGGCCGCACCTCGCTCCGGGTCCGGGTACTGGTGGAAGCCTGGCGCTACCAGGACAACACGCAGGTGCCGGTCACCGAGGCCGAAGTGGTCTATGTCAACGTGGACGAGGCCCGGCGCCCCACCCCGATCCAGCGCTAG
- a CDS encoding cytidylate kinase family protein produces the protein MKAVRVGQIERLLDRQARLWQSEQPHPPVPESTPRANLALAQPPGSGAGELAERIAATIGWQVFDRQIRAALHENDELGKSVLESLDERLLGYREDWIYHLLVPDHMSSAGYVQRLSRLLFSLAMEGRGIFVGRGASFVIPQQHRLAVLVVRDFESRLQRWREELPPASAVASRRGLRRLDRWRSEFVWRSFHRQVDDPLGYDLCVHLDRMGVEVAARTIVVALQQRFPHAFAAAAAPRHAH, from the coding sequence ATGAAGGCCGTCCGCGTTGGTCAGATCGAGCGTCTCCTGGACCGCCAGGCCCGACTCTGGCAGAGCGAGCAGCCGCACCCGCCCGTTCCAGAGAGCACGCCCCGCGCCAACCTCGCGCTCGCGCAGCCCCCGGGCTCTGGAGCCGGCGAGCTCGCCGAGCGCATCGCTGCCACGATCGGCTGGCAAGTCTTCGACCGCCAGATCCGCGCGGCGCTGCACGAGAACGACGAGCTGGGCAAGAGCGTTCTCGAGTCCCTCGACGAGCGCCTGCTCGGCTACCGGGAAGACTGGATCTACCATCTCCTCGTGCCCGATCACATGTCGAGCGCCGGCTACGTACAGCGCCTGTCGCGTCTGCTCTTCTCCCTCGCCATGGAGGGGCGCGGCATCTTCGTCGGCCGCGGCGCCAGCTTCGTCATTCCCCAGCAACACCGTCTGGCCGTCCTGGTGGTGCGCGATTTCGAGTCCAGACTGCAGCGCTGGCGCGAAGAGCTGCCGCCGGCGAGCGCCGTCGCTTCCCGCCGCGGCCTCCGCCGTCTGGATCGATGGAGGAGTGAGTTCGTCTGGCGCAGCTTCCACCGTCAGGTGGACGACCCTCTCGGCTACGACCTCTGCGTCCACCTGGACCGCATGGGGGTCGAGGTGGCGGCGCGTACCATCGTCGTCGCCCTGCAGCAACGGTTCCCGCACGCCTTCGCTGCTGCGGCCGCGCCACGCCACGCGCACTGA
- a CDS encoding M14 family metallopeptidase: MLASSPRRRFPSRWFCAAALLGLALPSSAQQVGPSHLRFASERWDATFFFPGGSYDPQVPTPEAVLGFPVGSRPARYDEIRRYFSRLDETSPRARLFIHGQTHEGRELFHLILGDERRLEGAALASIQERLAHFAEPRESAPESPAPDLPAVAWFGYSIHGDELSGCDAALQLAYQLAAGTDATTQALRDSLLVILDPTENPDGRERYLAQMGALNGQIPSPDDQSLQHRGFWPWGRGNHYLFDLNRDWFTLVHPETRERVQTILAWHPQLVVDAHEMGGNDTYLFSPPRAPFNPHLPPTAQTWWRIFAGDQAAAFDRRGWSHYTREWNEEFFPGYGSSWAMYGGAIGMLYEQASTDGTVLRQSDGSYLSYREAVQHQFQSSLTNLQTLMQHRRALLRDYRGARQHAVTAGKNGPLRAFVFLPGTSPDRARHLAHTLELQGIEVSQASAPFVLSGAHDYWGGTWGRKEVPAGSYVVGLEQPLGALVRTLFDFHLAMPDSFLREERDYLEKDKGTRLYDVTTWSLPLAYGVECYWTAEAPRGPLQKVQAEAMVPGESRRPSYAYVFDGASDASLRAVAALLERGASVRLALEDFAVAGQRFARGSALLRVNANPESLPAMVAAVQRLTGVPIHPTDSGRADAGPDLGGNRFPALEPARVALLAGNPVSFTSYGSLWHLFDQELQMRVSCLDVTAVEDMDLSKYNVVVMPDAFGSGAAYARALGPAGIDNLRTWVKAGGTLVAIGAGAACASDSAQGLSAVRQRRDVLAQYAPALAQLPLPESPRLEAVGDAARAPAAADMPLLGPGARRFVQQVRPPGVRYALAPEKKAAKAKEEAKKPEVKREDLARADARLRRFRARGALVRADVDTDDWLTSGVAAKLPVLLASDLALIAREPIRVAARYAEIDSLHLSGLLWPETASRVARTAVVTRESQGKGQVILFAIDPTVRRATRGTERLLLNAVLLGPGLGVSHPSPW; this comes from the coding sequence ATGCTCGCGTCTTCCCCTCGCCGTCGATTTCCCTCGCGCTGGTTCTGCGCCGCCGCCTTGCTCGGACTGGCGCTTCCCTCGAGCGCGCAGCAGGTGGGCCCGTCCCACTTGCGCTTCGCCTCGGAACGCTGGGATGCGACCTTCTTCTTTCCCGGCGGCAGCTACGATCCGCAGGTGCCGACGCCGGAAGCCGTGCTCGGCTTCCCGGTGGGCAGCCGCCCGGCGCGCTACGACGAGATCCGCCGCTATTTCTCCCGCCTCGACGAAACCTCACCCAGGGCCCGGTTGTTCATTCACGGGCAGACGCACGAAGGGCGCGAGCTCTTCCACCTGATCCTCGGTGACGAGCGCCGGCTCGAAGGGGCAGCTCTCGCCTCGATCCAGGAGCGCCTGGCGCACTTCGCGGAGCCCCGGGAGAGCGCGCCTGAATCCCCCGCCCCGGACCTACCTGCCGTGGCTTGGTTCGGTTACTCGATCCATGGCGACGAGCTCTCGGGGTGCGATGCGGCGCTGCAGCTCGCCTATCAGCTCGCCGCCGGCACGGACGCGACGACCCAAGCGCTGCGCGACTCCCTCCTCGTCATCCTCGATCCGACCGAGAATCCCGACGGCCGCGAACGGTACCTGGCGCAGATGGGGGCGCTGAACGGACAGATTCCCAGTCCGGACGACCAGAGCTTGCAGCATCGCGGCTTCTGGCCCTGGGGACGGGGCAACCATTACCTCTTCGATCTCAACCGCGACTGGTTCACGCTGGTACACCCGGAAACGCGGGAGCGGGTGCAGACGATCCTCGCCTGGCATCCGCAGCTGGTGGTGGACGCGCACGAGATGGGCGGCAACGATACCTATCTCTTCTCGCCGCCACGCGCCCCCTTCAACCCGCACTTGCCGCCCACGGCCCAAACCTGGTGGAGGATCTTCGCCGGCGATCAGGCGGCGGCCTTCGACCGCCGCGGCTGGAGTCATTACACACGGGAGTGGAACGAGGAATTCTTCCCCGGCTATGGCAGCTCCTGGGCCATGTACGGCGGCGCCATCGGCATGCTCTACGAGCAGGCCTCCACCGACGGCACCGTGCTGCGGCAGAGCGATGGCAGCTACCTCTCGTACCGCGAGGCGGTGCAGCATCAGTTCCAGAGCTCGCTCACCAATCTGCAGACCCTCATGCAGCATCGCCGCGCCCTCCTGCGCGACTACCGCGGCGCCCGCCAGCACGCCGTGACCGCAGGCAAAAACGGGCCGCTGCGCGCTTTCGTCTTCCTCCCGGGCACGAGCCCCGACCGGGCCCGGCACCTGGCGCACACCTTGGAGCTCCAGGGCATCGAGGTCAGCCAAGCCTCGGCGCCCTTCGTGCTCTCCGGCGCCCACGACTACTGGGGCGGCACGTGGGGGAGAAAAGAGGTGCCTGCCGGCAGCTACGTGGTGGGGCTCGAGCAACCCCTCGGCGCGCTGGTGCGCACGCTCTTCGACTTCCATCTCGCCATGCCCGACAGCTTCCTCAGGGAGGAACGGGATTACCTGGAGAAGGACAAAGGCACCCGTCTCTACGACGTGACCACCTGGTCCCTGCCGCTCGCTTACGGCGTCGAGTGTTACTGGACGGCGGAGGCGCCCCGCGGACCACTGCAGAAAGTCCAAGCGGAAGCGATGGTGCCGGGAGAAAGCCGGCGGCCGTCTTATGCCTATGTCTTCGATGGCGCCAGCGACGCGAGCCTGCGCGCCGTGGCGGCGCTCCTCGAGCGGGGCGCGAGCGTGCGCCTCGCCTTGGAGGACTTCGCTGTCGCCGGCCAGCGCTTCGCCCGCGGTAGCGCCCTGCTGCGCGTGAACGCCAACCCGGAATCGCTCCCTGCCATGGTGGCGGCGGTGCAGCGCCTGACCGGAGTCCCCATCCATCCCACCGACAGCGGCCGTGCCGACGCCGGCCCGGATCTGGGGGGCAACCGCTTTCCGGCGCTGGAGCCGGCGCGCGTCGCCCTGCTCGCCGGAAATCCGGTTTCCTTCACCTCCTACGGTTCACTCTGGCACCTCTTCGACCAGGAGCTGCAGATGCGCGTCTCCTGTTTGGATGTGACCGCGGTGGAAGACATGGATCTCTCCAAGTACAACGTCGTGGTCATGCCCGATGCCTTCGGCAGCGGCGCTGCCTATGCCCGCGCCCTGGGACCTGCCGGCATCGACAACCTGCGCACCTGGGTGAAGGCCGGCGGCACCCTCGTCGCCATCGGCGCCGGGGCGGCCTGCGCCAGCGACAGTGCCCAGGGCCTGTCGGCGGTGCGGCAGCGCCGCGACGTGCTGGCGCAGTACGCGCCCGCCTTGGCGCAGCTCCCGCTGCCGGAGAGTCCGCGGCTCGAGGCGGTGGGGGACGCGGCACGGGCGCCGGCGGCGGCGGACATGCCGCTCCTCGGTCCCGGGGCGCGGCGCTTCGTGCAACAGGTGCGACCGCCGGGGGTGCGCTATGCCCTGGCGCCGGAGAAGAAGGCGGCGAAAGCGAAGGAGGAAGCGAAGAAGCCGGAAGTGAAGCGCGAGGATCTCGCTCGCGCCGATGCGCGCCTGCGCCGCTTCCGCGCCCGCGGTGCCCTGGTGCGCGCCGACGTGGACACCGACGATTGGCTCACCAGCGGTGTGGCGGCGAAGCTGCCCGTGCTGCTCGCCAGCGATCTCGCCCTCATCGCGCGCGAGCCCATCCGCGTCGCGGCCCGCTACGCCGAAATCGACAGCCTGCACCTTTCGGGACTGCTCTGGCCCGAAACGGCGAGCCGCGTCGCCCGCACCGCCGTCGTCACCCGCGAGTCCCAGGGCAAGGGGCAGGTCATCCTCTTCGCCATCGACCCGACCGTCCGGCGCGCCACCCGCGGCACGGAGAGGCTGCTGCTCAACGCCGTCCTCCTCGGCCCGGGCCTCGGGGTCTCGCACCCATCACCTTGGTGA
- a CDS encoding aminotransferase class V-fold PLP-dependent enzyme encodes MESGQGPERAKPSRLSRRQILALGAALPAGALLARVAHGQFTEAPLAPKEARGNLAHRFWKDLLEDFPLEPGERYFDHADHGITPLQTLEQMQRTATDLAAHAVTRSVDPVETARTTVARFFGADAAEIALMHDATEAMLTLAESLSLPPGAVVALSAHEPPSTFVPWVALARAGRVKLRPFAPRPQAPVWRAALSGAAVLVVSQVSPTTGELLPLQEVCAAARQQGVLVVVNGSLAAGMVPVDLHALGVDGYVASGSGFLLGPEGTALLYVRQQLLPRLVPRCRRVDDTTTSDEPQTAGVTAARDLELEARAPALATGLATSMEWLAGLSIEVVREHATLLAQHLVEGLAGIGGIELLTTPERAALFPLVGIRVTRRPYTQVADWLRTELAVRVHPVATPGLNCVRASTHLVNRKADVEQLVEGIRRLALA; translated from the coding sequence GTGGAGTCTGGCCAAGGCCCGGAGCGAGCGAAGCCGTCGCGACTGTCCCGCCGCCAGATCCTCGCCCTCGGCGCCGCTTTGCCGGCAGGAGCGCTGCTCGCCCGCGTCGCCCACGGGCAGTTCACCGAAGCGCCTCTGGCACCCAAAGAGGCCCGCGGCAACCTGGCGCATCGCTTCTGGAAGGACCTCCTGGAAGATTTCCCGCTCGAGCCGGGCGAACGCTATTTCGACCATGCCGACCACGGCATCACGCCGCTGCAGACGCTGGAGCAGATGCAGCGCACCGCCACCGACCTCGCCGCCCATGCGGTCACGCGGAGCGTGGATCCGGTCGAGACGGCGCGCACCACGGTGGCCCGTTTCTTCGGCGCCGACGCGGCGGAGATCGCTCTCATGCACGACGCCACCGAGGCGATGCTGACGCTGGCGGAGAGCCTGTCGCTCCCTCCCGGTGCCGTCGTGGCTCTGTCGGCGCACGAACCCCCGAGCACGTTCGTCCCTTGGGTGGCGCTGGCACGGGCCGGACGGGTGAAGCTCCGACCCTTCGCCCCGCGCCCGCAGGCACCGGTGTGGCGCGCCGCGCTCTCTGGCGCCGCCGTCCTCGTCGTCTCCCAGGTTTCACCGACGACGGGCGAGCTGCTGCCGCTGCAAGAGGTGTGCGCCGCGGCTCGCCAGCAAGGAGTGCTGGTGGTGGTGAACGGCTCGCTCGCTGCCGGGATGGTGCCGGTGGATCTGCACGCCCTCGGCGTGGACGGGTATGTCGCTTCCGGGAGCGGCTTCCTCCTCGGCCCCGAGGGAACGGCGCTCCTCTATGTACGCCAGCAGCTCCTGCCGCGGCTGGTGCCGCGCTGTCGACGCGTCGACGACACGACGACCTCCGACGAGCCGCAGACGGCCGGCGTTACCGCAGCGCGGGACTTGGAGCTCGAGGCCCGTGCGCCGGCCCTCGCCACCGGCCTGGCGACCTCGATGGAGTGGCTCGCGGGACTCAGCATCGAGGTGGTGCGGGAGCACGCCACGCTCCTGGCACAGCACCTGGTGGAAGGCCTCGCCGGCATTGGCGGGATCGAGCTGCTCACCACGCCCGAAAGGGCGGCGCTCTTCCCCCTCGTCGGCATCCGAGTGACGCGGCGGCCGTACACGCAGGTGGCCGACTGGTTGCGAACGGAGCTCGCGGTGCGCGTGCATCCCGTCGCCACGCCGGGGCTCAACTGCGTGCGCGCCTCGACGCACTTGGTGAACCGCAAGGCCGACGTGGAGCAGCTCGTCGAAGGCATTCGCCGTCTCGCCCTCGCCTAG
- the apbC gene encoding iron-sulfur cluster carrier protein ApbC: protein MSDPAPKEQVLAALRALQHPDLGRDVVTLGFVKEVEASGAEVAVTFELPTPAAAWKERMEAEARALLERLPGVKQVRVKTTLRIGVVPGPREDTLQGIKNMLAVASGKGGVGKSTVAVNLALALQRQGAATGLLDADIYGPSIPIMMGTRERPPGQQGHQLLPVQAHGLKMMSIGFVAPADAPVIWRGPMVHKIVTEFLRNVAWGELDYLVVDLPPGTGDAQLTLTQTAPLSGAVVVTTPQDVALEDVVRAMRMFEEVKVPILGIVENMSSFVCPQCGHREDIFARGGGRRAAERFGVPFLGEIPILPSIRSAGDRGLPIVAAEPEGEAAQAFLAVAGAVAAQLASLSARPRRPPTIKF from the coding sequence ATGAGCGATCCAGCGCCGAAGGAACAGGTCCTCGCCGCCCTCCGCGCCCTCCAGCATCCCGACTTGGGCCGGGATGTCGTCACCCTCGGCTTCGTCAAGGAGGTCGAGGCGAGCGGCGCCGAGGTCGCGGTGACCTTCGAGCTCCCCACCCCCGCGGCAGCATGGAAGGAGCGCATGGAAGCCGAAGCGCGCGCTCTCCTCGAACGCCTCCCCGGGGTGAAGCAGGTGCGGGTGAAGACGACGCTCCGCATCGGCGTCGTTCCGGGCCCGCGCGAGGACACCTTGCAGGGCATCAAGAACATGCTCGCGGTGGCGAGCGGCAAGGGCGGCGTGGGCAAGTCCACTGTGGCGGTGAACCTGGCGTTGGCGCTGCAGCGGCAAGGGGCGGCGACAGGGCTCCTGGATGCGGACATCTACGGCCCCAGCATCCCGATCATGATGGGAACGAGGGAGCGCCCGCCGGGCCAGCAAGGCCACCAGCTCCTGCCGGTGCAGGCGCACGGACTCAAGATGATGTCCATCGGTTTCGTGGCGCCGGCGGATGCGCCGGTCATCTGGCGCGGACCGATGGTGCACAAGATCGTGACCGAGTTCCTGCGCAACGTGGCCTGGGGCGAGCTGGACTATCTGGTGGTGGACCTGCCGCCGGGCACGGGGGACGCGCAGCTCACCCTGACGCAGACGGCGCCGCTCTCGGGCGCGGTGGTGGTGACCACGCCGCAGGACGTGGCGCTCGAGGACGTGGTGCGCGCCATGCGCATGTTCGAAGAGGTCAAGGTGCCGATCCTCGGCATCGTGGAGAACATGAGCTCCTTCGTCTGCCCGCAATGCGGCCACCGCGAGGACATCTTCGCCCGCGGCGGGGGCCGGCGCGCCGCCGAACGCTTCGGGGTGCCTTTCCTCGGCGAGATTCCCATCCTACCCTCGATCCGTAGCGCCGGCGACCGGGGCCTGCCCATCGTGGCGGCGGAACCGGAAGGCGAGGCCGCCCAGGCCTTCCTCGCCGTGGCGGGCGCGGTGGCGGCGCAGCTCGCCAGCCTCTCGGCGCGCCCGCGCCGCCCGCCGACGATCAAGTTCTGA
- a CDS encoding S8 family serine peptidase: MHHPAPTSYGTTAIFAAACHAALSLAALTLPLLAFPAAAAPAGAARQGWTLHASAEPGAPVVPGRLVVKFRAPMDGHTKTSPHLRALLGDALDSARPLLRRRVTAPLPGGVERLFTVEVSADADLRRLARKLAALPEVEYAEPVVVQQLVGEDDHLAAVPNDPQYVTQQAYLQVMQVEQAWNIAKGADTSPIVCVIDGGTDWLHEDLQANMWTNAGEVPGNFLDDDSNGFVDDVHGWDFREDNGDPRGNWAATPSNSNHGTHTGGLLAAVTNNGVGIACASWNPRLMAVNASGTQDGGIAFGFEGILYAADNGARIVSLSWGSTDASQAEQDVIDYATSQGVLVIAAAGNNNSRTPFFPAAYRNVIAVANVWGQGPSTDQRYGTGSASNYGGWVDVAAAGVSVYSTFDFNLTNQYGSSTGTSMSAPVAAAVAALIQSLHPTWTPLEVGEQLRISCNNINALNPGFEDLLGKGRVNAFRAVSLSSPSVRLTNWTLHDADGNGELNQGENVTVSVEAHNYLADATALVLTLTSPSPHVTITDGNQSLGSLARGATTNVANAFAFTVSPSAPPGAKFDLRLDIAGTSYTDFQWIPIVLEPVVKTHDVNNLVLSLTSTGNLGWIGFPGGLQGEEGQGFRFQGGPNLLFEGALLLGTGPAALSDAARSTVERSDFLPANNQPPRRLTPGPVADQEILAPFVDTANQTTPLGVRVDLHSEAYAAPPNDDFVFVGFKVTNTTAGAFTGLRVGLFLDWDIDEAGYDQNSAAWDAERRLGYAWNGSVSGLPYVGVMTFGGPVPSYSAVRNDGTGQPVNVYNGLTKGEKWTLLSGTGIQSVGPTDISNVLSTGPFTLQPGDSLRVWFALLAGDNLADLQLNADRALAVYGDTIQTAIGEMPPQTTESPALRFHLGPAMPNPFNPGTRLTLQVDRPRQIQLAIYDIRGRLVRLLADRVQPAGLVQVGWDGRDQEGAAVGSGVYMLTLRSERVIQVQRLVLTR; the protein is encoded by the coding sequence ATGCACCACCCCGCGCCGACGAGCTACGGGACCACCGCGATCTTCGCTGCGGCCTGCCATGCCGCGCTGAGTCTCGCCGCCCTCACGCTGCCTCTCCTCGCCTTCCCGGCTGCCGCGGCACCTGCAGGTGCTGCCCGCCAGGGCTGGACGCTGCACGCCAGCGCGGAGCCGGGTGCGCCCGTCGTCCCGGGCCGGCTCGTGGTCAAGTTCCGCGCCCCCATGGACGGGCATACCAAGACCTCGCCGCACCTGCGCGCCCTCCTCGGCGACGCCCTGGACAGCGCCCGGCCCCTGTTGCGGCGTCGGGTCACGGCACCACTTCCCGGCGGCGTGGAGCGGCTGTTCACGGTCGAAGTCAGCGCCGACGCGGACCTGCGGCGGCTGGCGCGGAAGCTCGCCGCGCTCCCCGAGGTCGAGTACGCCGAGCCCGTGGTGGTGCAGCAGCTGGTGGGCGAGGACGACCACCTGGCGGCGGTGCCCAACGATCCGCAGTACGTCACGCAGCAGGCTTATCTGCAGGTGATGCAGGTCGAGCAGGCATGGAACATCGCCAAGGGTGCGGACACGAGCCCCATCGTCTGCGTCATCGACGGCGGCACCGACTGGCTGCACGAGGATCTGCAGGCGAACATGTGGACCAATGCCGGAGAGGTTCCGGGCAACTTCCTCGACGACGACAGCAACGGCTTCGTGGACGACGTGCACGGCTGGGATTTCCGCGAGGACAACGGCGATCCCCGGGGCAACTGGGCCGCCACACCGAGCAACTCCAACCACGGCACCCACACCGGCGGCTTGCTCGCCGCGGTGACGAACAATGGGGTCGGAATCGCTTGTGCCAGCTGGAATCCGCGCCTGATGGCGGTGAACGCCTCGGGAACGCAGGACGGTGGCATCGCCTTCGGCTTCGAAGGCATCCTCTACGCCGCGGACAACGGGGCCCGCATCGTCAGCCTCTCCTGGGGGAGCACCGACGCCTCGCAGGCGGAGCAGGACGTCATCGACTACGCCACTTCCCAGGGCGTGCTCGTCATCGCCGCCGCCGGCAACAACAACTCACGCACACCGTTCTTCCCGGCGGCCTACCGCAACGTCATCGCCGTGGCCAACGTCTGGGGCCAAGGGCCGAGCACGGACCAGCGCTACGGCACCGGCAGCGCCTCCAACTATGGCGGCTGGGTGGACGTGGCGGCGGCGGGGGTCTCCGTCTACAGCACCTTCGACTTCAACCTCACGAACCAGTACGGCTCTAGCACCGGGACCTCCATGTCGGCTCCCGTGGCGGCGGCGGTGGCAGCGCTCATCCAGTCCCTGCACCCCACCTGGACCCCCCTCGAGGTCGGCGAACAGCTGCGCATCAGCTGCAACAACATCAATGCGCTCAACCCGGGTTTCGAGGACCTCCTAGGCAAGGGGCGCGTCAACGCCTTCCGCGCCGTCAGCTTGTCATCGCCTTCGGTACGCCTGACGAACTGGACGCTGCACGACGCCGACGGCAATGGCGAGCTGAACCAGGGCGAGAACGTCACGGTCTCCGTGGAAGCGCACAACTACCTGGCCGACGCCACCGCTCTCGTTCTCACCCTCACCTCGCCGTCTCCCCACGTCACCATCACCGACGGCAACCAGAGCCTCGGTTCCCTGGCCCGGGGCGCCACCACCAACGTGGCCAACGCTTTCGCTTTCACGGTGAGCCCGAGTGCGCCGCCGGGCGCGAAGTTCGATCTGCGCTTGGACATCGCCGGAACGTCGTACACCGATTTCCAGTGGATCCCCATCGTCCTCGAACCGGTGGTGAAGACGCACGACGTCAACAACCTGGTGCTGTCGCTCACCAGCACGGGCAATCTGGGTTGGATCGGCTTCCCCGGCGGCCTGCAAGGCGAGGAGGGCCAAGGTTTCCGGTTCCAGGGCGGCCCGAACTTGCTGTTCGAAGGCGCGCTGCTCCTGGGCACGGGTCCGGCCGCGCTCTCCGACGCCGCCCGATCGACGGTGGAACGCAGTGATTTCCTCCCGGCGAACAACCAGCCGCCGCGTCGCCTCACGCCGGGCCCCGTGGCCGATCAGGAGATCCTGGCGCCCTTCGTCGATACCGCCAACCAGACCACGCCGCTCGGCGTGCGCGTGGATCTGCACAGCGAGGCCTACGCGGCGCCGCCGAACGACGATTTCGTCTTCGTGGGCTTCAAGGTGACCAACACCACCGCCGGAGCCTTCACCGGTCTGCGGGTCGGACTGTTTCTCGACTGGGATATCGACGAAGCGGGCTACGATCAGAACAGCGCCGCCTGGGATGCGGAGCGTCGGCTCGGCTACGCCTGGAACGGCAGCGTTTCGGGCCTGCCGTACGTCGGTGTCATGACCTTCGGCGGCCCGGTCCCCAGCTACAGCGCCGTGCGCAACGACGGCACTGGGCAACCGGTCAACGTCTACAACGGTCTGACGAAGGGCGAGAAGTGGACGCTGCTGAGCGGCACGGGCATCCAGTCGGTGGGCCCGACGGACATCAGCAATGTGCTCAGCACCGGGCCCTTCACGCTGCAACCGGGGGATAGCCTGCGGGTCTGGTTCGCCCTGCTCGCCGGCGACAATCTGGCGGACCTGCAGCTGAACGCGGATCGCGCTCTCGCCGTCTACGGCGATACGATCCAGACAGCGATCGGCGAGATGCCGCCACAGACCACGGAGAGCCCGGCGCTCCGGTTCCATCTCGGGCCCGCGATGCCCAATCCCTTCAATCCGGGTACGCGGCTCACGCTGCAGGTAGACCGGCCGCGGCAGATCCAGCTGGCGATCTACGACATCCGCGGGCGCCTGGTACGGCTGCTCGCCGATCGGGTGCAACCCGCCGGTCTGGTCCAGGTCGGCTGGGATGGACGCGATCAAGAGGGTGCCGCCGTCGGCTCCGGCGTCTACATGCTGACGCTGCGCTCCGAGCGCGTCATCCAGGTGCAACGCCTCGTCCTCACCCGTTGA